The DNA region TCTGATTCTCCCATCACGCGCCGCCATGTCCTCTTCTCCATTGCTTCCTCGTCCAACTCCTTTCCCCTCCGCAAGCCTTACTTACGCCTCTGGTACTCCCCTAACTCCACGCGCGCCCTCGCTTTCCTCGACCGCGCTGTCGACGGCGACGACACTGTGCCGCCGGTGGTCGTCTCCGGCGACACTTCGAGGTTCCCTTACACGTTCCGTGGAGGTCTCCGATCGGCGATCCGCGTGGCGCGTGTGGTGAAGGAGGTCGTGGATCGCGGCGAGGAGGGTGTGAGGTGGTACGTGTTCGGCGACGACGACACTGTTTTCTTCGTCGACAATCTGGTCAAAACCCTAGGTAAGTACGATCATGAGCGGTGGTTTTACATTGGGGGCAATTCGGAGAGTTACGAGCAGAATTTGAAGTACTCGTTTGATATGGCATTTGGCGGTGGAGGATTCGCTATCAGCCACTCTCTGGCTAAGGTTTTGGCAAGGGTTTTGGATTCTTGCTTGGTAAGGTACTCGCACTTGTATGGCAGCGATGCTAGGGTTTTTTCGTGCCTGGCGGAGCTCGGTGTTGGTTTAACTCACGAACCTGGCTTTCATCAGGTAAATGCTCTTTCTATATGCTTTATTTATACGCATTTCTTATGAAGCAGTTTTTAGTGTTACAAATACTTTGCTTTTGCAATGAGAAGCAAAAATTTTTTATAGCACAAACTAAGTTTAATTCATATGCAAATCGAGAATCCATGGCggactccaaaattttgggactaagttTTGGATGTTGTAGAATGCAGagtaaaaaaattgttgatgtTGAAAGAAAGGCTAAATAGGAAATTTTAGATGAAATGTTGATTCTTATTAATGACTAATCCAATTTTTGAAGAAATGTTGATCGTTGctaactaattaggaaaattatTCAATAGTGTTCACATGAATGATGATGAATTTTTAATTCATAGGACCCATTGATATTATGTGAGGGTAGGGAGCATTGCTCGTGGAGTATCTAACGAGTGACCGTGTGTGGTCACTGAAATTATTCAGAGTACCCAGTGTGCTATACCTTTTTACGTGATGAAACAATTTCTCATATGGTCCCTTGTAGGTAATTAGTAATTACTGAGAGAAAGTCTATagacataaaaaatttcacaccTAATGTGGTAGATTGTTAATAGTAGGTAAAATGGCGATGTCAGTGGTGGGACTAGATAAGAACTAGTAAAAGCTTGCCAAtttaattgttgtgaaaaatgttgtgtaatTTTTCGTGTATGTAGCATTTCTCAATTACTGGAcccccttctttctttttttgtatttgttgtgATCGAATGACTTTTACTGCCTGATCTGCTAGTTATCTGCATATATGAACCTACATGTAGTTAAAAGTAGATGAGAGATCAGATGAGCGTGACATTCAACgatagtttgagattttttttagagaggtTGCTTAGCTGACTGACTTGGGTTGGCTGAATAGCCTTACCAAGTTCTTAAATTATCCTATAGTGTCtcacatttttttccttctttactTATTGGATGTTGTATGGGATTTTATGCAAGTTAATTGACTAAATTTTGAAGGTAATTCATGACTTAATTCTTTTCATACCAGGTTGATATGAGGGGGAGTTTGTTCGGGATGCTGTCTTCACATCCATTATCTCCTTTGTTGTCCCTTCATCATTTGGATGCTGTGGAGCCAATCTTTCCTGACATTAACAAGACTCAAGCAATCAAACATCTTTTTAAAGCTGTGAATGTTGATCCTGCCAGGATTTTGCAACGGACTGTCTGCTATGACCGATCAAATTCATTGACTGTTTCAGTTGCATGGGGTTATGCTATCCAGGTGTTCAATGGTAATGAATTTCTCCCAGATCTCCTTTCACTGCAGAGAACTTTTGTACCATGGAGGAGGAGTATCACAGTAGATGCAAGTCGTTATATGTTTAACACGAGAGAGTATCCTAAAGATCCATGTAAAAGACCTGTTACCTTCTTTCTGGAAAGTATTGTACCTGATAAAAGTGGTGTTTGGAGCTACTATACCAGACACTTGGTTAAAGAGTGTGTCACGCCTGATGCAATAAAGAATTTGAAAGGCATCAGAGTGTTCTCTGAGAAGCTTGAGCTTGATATTGAACAGGTATTGCCGAACTGGTTTAACTATGCTTGGTTTGCAATTCATACGTTCATCATATGATGTTTTCttcatattttagttatttgtAAGTTAGTGTCACTTTGCAAATGTTGTCTTCTTTATTCCAGATGAAGGCTCCACGACGACAGTGCTGTGGCATTTTGCCCTCTTTTAATGAATCAATGGTCATTGACATTAGACAATGTGGAGTTGATGAACTAATTTCAATGCACATCTAGCATTCTTTGGGAAGAGAAGAGTTTGGAGTACACACAAAGCTCAGAAAGTTTTGTAGCAGTTCTGCTATATTATTTGCAATGCAAACTGCAAGGTAATCTCTTAGTTGTTAAGGTTGTGCTTGGAAACTCCTCTGGAAAGGATGACTTCTAATGGGcatttgaaaaactttttggattaagtttagttataaaattgattgtagcctaaggttacgaccttactcaataaaataaatattactacatattttgaaaatttaatcgtTTAATtgaatgttctttatgctcttaatatacatgtcaaatgttgtatcaattggatattatttactatatcaTCTATAAGGTTATAtctaatgcataattttaaactatataaacttgcaatttaaacaacttattgataacataattattaatctttaatttttctagaaattttgtaagtatggaggatataagaaaaagatgtaatccaatgggggatttgttaaaattcacctctaataaaaagatattgagtaaggatGTAGCCTTAGCctataatcaattttgtagttaaactttatccaaaattttttgtggagaactaaaattaaaagtactaatgaatttaaattatcatgacttgctttttatttttaacctaTAGGATGTCTTCACCTGACCGCACAGGAAGAGTTGTTGGTATTACTTTTCATTTTAGCACAGAATTGCTTGATCACCacaaagaaaattcaatctGGAATTTGCAATTAATCTATATGCTCTatgtaactttttattaagtGCCTTTTCCCCTCAAGTTGCATTTCATTTCCAAAAGATGTGTGCCTTATTGCTTACACTATCTTATAGAATGTTATTGCTTTTCTTTATATTAAAATGACTTATGCTATTCTGCTGCTGTTTTtgaatatatttgtaaaattatgATTTCTGAAAATTCAGTGACATATTCATCATGACAGATcctgtattttaaattttaatgcatGACTTCTTTGCTCGTGTATACTTCAAATAAACCTTGTTGATAACATTTGAATTCTACTCGTTCTCTTTCTTCGTAATGGTTTTTCAGaaagtaatttttaattataaattgtttgtaacctatcaaaaaaaagttatatattgtttgtatttatgCTTATTATATCTCTAAACCATGCAGAAGAATTAGGTTATTTCTAGAGGTTCTCCAAGGAGTATGCTGTTAAGTGAGATTTCCTCAATGTTTGTTAACAGACACAGTTACTTCTCTCCTTTAAGGACTGGAAAAAAAGGGGACATGCCTTGAAATGGTAGGGAATCTACAGGATCAAGGCGTGGAGCAGCTAGATGTCTTGATCATTTGAAATTATTGGAGTTTGTGGTTGAAGGAAAAAGCAGAGCAAAGGTCATCTGCCAACTTAGGTTCTTGTTGTGCAATAATTAGGCTATTTCCTTTAGCTCCTGATTgtgttattatttaaatttgagaaattaGGATAAACAGAGACTTAAAAgaagaattttaattaaatgcCAAAAAGGTAGATGACACAAGTAACTAACATGAAGATAATACTGCATTGTTATGTATTCATTTGGTGGAATATACTACTTTAAGAAACATCTGATCATGTAATTAgtgtataattttttgtttatttaaaatttatcgTTTCTCGaaaaatatttctcattcaTGAGATTGTAACAAGTATATAAGCATTTAGAACATTTTGATTTTAAGTTGTCGCTTCTTTGTGCCTTGCATTTTGTTTAGAGGGTGTTTCTTAGTGTGGTCTGCAGGTTTTTGGCGGCCATTTTATATTGCACTGACAGCTGGTTtccccaaaataaaaaccacCACAGGACTTTAGAGGTCAGAAAGGTGAAGTCGGTGGTGGCGGTTTTTTGTCGGTGTGGTTAGCCAGTtgtcaatggaaaaaaaaaaaaaacaatttcacaaaTCGGCAGAGGTCAGATTGCTTTTTGAGTGGCGGTGGGGATTAATATTAATGGTAGTTGGGCATGTGGGTTTCTCGACTTAGGTCAGCCACGATGGTTGATATGTGGGGTTGATTTGAGTTAGGGTCAAGTACTATGAAGCATGGTTCGTTTTTGGATTCGGGAGCGGGTGTAGATGCGAGACTTagcaattataaaaaaagtaggATGTGATTGCGgcgataaaaaaattattaaatttttatttatttatattttctatatattgctaagcatattttttcacattatataaacaaataccaaatttaagaacaatagtagataataactaaaacatgatgttcataaattaaatacaaccctcaagtttgaaactaaaacattccATGATGGTCGGAAATTAAATTACAATtcacaagtttgaaactaaaacaaaatagaaaataatcaacaagacaatcaaatACGAccctcatcttcatcatcaagatcaataGCTTCGCTTTgaacttcactttcactagtaGTAACACTAATATTAGCATTCCCAATAACCATGGCGTCCAACTCTGG from Castanea sativa cultivar Marrone di Chiusa Pesio chromosome 6, ASM4071231v1 includes:
- the LOC142638178 gene encoding uncharacterized protein LOC142638178 — encoded protein: MLRVGVPSAISQLSLMSQKKPTKRERKFPFSFQFCLSKSKRTVRHLSLKVMPSITFLKSLTFNPSRLKTFLLILSLFLFLYFFIYPHPPPPPFPRASDSPITRRHVLFSIASSSNSFPLRKPYLRLWYSPNSTRALAFLDRAVDGDDTVPPVVVSGDTSRFPYTFRGGLRSAIRVARVVKEVVDRGEEGVRWYVFGDDDTVFFVDNLVKTLGKYDHERWFYIGGNSESYEQNLKYSFDMAFGGGGFAISHSLAKVLARVLDSCLVRYSHLYGSDARVFSCLAELGVGLTHEPGFHQVDMRGSLFGMLSSHPLSPLLSLHHLDAVEPIFPDINKTQAIKHLFKAVNVDPARILQRTVCYDRSNSLTVSVAWGYAIQVFNGNEFLPDLLSLQRTFVPWRRSITVDASRYMFNTREYPKDPCKRPVTFFLESIVPDKSGVWSYYTRHLVKECVTPDAIKNLKGIRVFSEKLELDIEQMKAPRRQCCGILPSFNESMVIDIRQCGVDELISMHI